In the Triticum urartu cultivar G1812 unplaced genomic scaffold, Tu2.1 TuUngrouped_contig_2475, whole genome shotgun sequence genome, one interval contains:
- the LOC125526986 gene encoding cytochrome P450 724B1 → MMVGVGDLVLAAPAILLALLLTLVLSHFLPLLLNPKAPRGSFGWPLVGETLRFLTPHASNTLGSFLEDHCSRYGRVFKSHLFCTPTVVSCDQELNHFILQNEERLFQCSYPRPIHGILGKSSMLVVLGEDHKRLRNLALALVTSTKLKPSYLGDIERIALHIVGSWHGKGGSITFCEEARKFAFSVIVKQVLGLSPEEPVTAMILEDFLTFMKGLISFPLRIPGTPYAKAVQARERISSTVKGIIEERRKADCCKRDDFLNVLLSTDELSDEEKVSFVLDSLLGGYETTSLMISMVVYFLGQSAQDLDLVKREHQGIRSTKAKEECLSSEDYKKMEYTQHVINEALRCGNIVKFVHRKALKDVRYKEYLIPSGWKVLPVFSAVHLNPSLHGNAQQFQPCRWEGPSQGTSKKFTPFGGGTRLCPGSELAKVEAAFFLHHLVLNFRWKIDGDDIPMAYPYVEFPRGLPIEIEPICSES, encoded by the exons ATGATGGTGGGGGTGGGCGATCTTGTGCTGGCTGCTCCGGCGATCCTGCTCGCCTTGCTCCTGACTCTGGTGCTGAGCCACTTCCTGCCTTTGCTCCTCAACCCCAAGGCTCCGAGGGGCAGCTTTGGATGGCCCCTTGTTGGCGAGACCCTCAGGTTCCTCACCCCTCACGCCTCCAACACGCTGGGTAGCTTCCTGGAGGATCACTGCTCCAG GTATGGGAGGGTGTTCAAGTCCCATCTGTTCTGCACCCCCACCGTAGTGTCCTGTGACCAGGAGCTGAACCACTTCATCCTGCAGAATGAGGAGAGGTTGTTCCAGTGCAGCTACCCCAGGCCAATTCATGGCATACTGGGCAAGTCCTCCATGCTGGTGGTCCTCGGGGAGGACCACAAGCGGCTCAGGAACCTTGCGCTGGCCCTCGTCACCTCCACCAAGCTCAAGCCAAGCTACCTTGGCGACATTGAGAGGATTGCGCTGCACATAGTCGGGTCATGGCACGGCAAGGGCGGCAGCATCACCTTCTGCGAGGAGGCAAGAAAG TTTGCGTTCAGTGTGATAGTGAAGCAGGTGCTGGGGCTGTCGCCAGAGGAGCCTGTCACTGCCATGATACTGGAGGACTTCCTCACCTTCATGAAGGGCCTCATCTCTTTCCCTCTCCGCATCCCAGGGACCCCATACGCCAAAGCTGTCCAG GCCAGAGAGAGGATATCAAGCACTGTGAAGGGCATTATCGAGGAGAGGAGGAAGGCTGACTGCTGCAAGAGGGATGATTTCCTCAACGTGCTCCTGTCAACCGATGAACTCTCTGACGAGGAGAAAGTGAGCTTTGTGCTGGACTCCCTGCTAGGAGGATACGAGACCACCTCACTCATGATCTCCATGGTCGTCTACTTCCTTGGGCAGTCAGCTCAAGATCTGGACCTAGTGAAG AGGGAGCATCAAGGCATAAGATCTACCAAAGCAAAGGAGGAGTGCTTGAGCTCTGAGGACTACAAGAAGATGGAATATACCCAACAT GTTATCAATGAGGCGCTGAGATGTGGAAACATTGTCAAGTTTGTCCACAGGAAGGCCCTCAAAGATGTCAGATACAAAG AGTATCTGATTCCATCTGGCTGGAAGGTCCTACCTGTTTTCAGTGCTGTTCATTTGAACCCCTCGCTTCATGGAAATGCCCAACAGTTTCAGCCTTGCAGATGGGAG GGCCCAAGCCAAGGTACAAGCAAGAAGTTTACACCATTCGGCGGTGGCACCAGGCTCTGCCCTGGATCAGAGCTTGCCAAAGTAGAGGCTGCTTTCTTCCTCCATCACCTTGTGCTCAATTTCAG ATGGAAAATCGATGGCGATGACATTCCAATGGCATACCCGTACGTGGAGTTCCCGAGAGGCCTGCCGATAGAAATCGAGCCGATTTGCTCTGAATCTTGA